The DNA sequence ctataatttcatattagattagtcaaaataataatataatattatttttaatttttttttcatattttaaaattacactaactatatattaattaataataatatatttttctttcacatattttaaaactaaacacaaaaataaaattgaaagggCGTTCGAGAGAAACGAAAATCATGAGAAATTAAAACTGAAAAGCAAAATAATTgtgataattttaataataaaatattataaatttaaaaatatacttaaaattacaataactcatagttgaaatttttactttatgaagaagctaatataaattattttatctataatttttaaaattttaaagatagatTAACTTTTGAAGAAGTCAATGTGATGCTCTAAACTGGGCTTAATTGGGCTGGGACCTTTATCTTTGTAAACTGGGCCGAGGCTGTCTGTTCCTTTGCCTAAAAGCTCCGGTAAATAATCCCACGTGTCAGTCCTCCGATGAAGAACTGTGGCAAATAGATATGGCGGTGGTGATATCATCACCGCCTTCGTCGCTCTCCCCATTTCTCCTGCAAGTCCGCAACTCTAGAACCTTCGTTTGCACCTCGATCagatcatcgtcatcatcttcGTCACCCATGGACGAACATCCAAGGCGCGTGGTGGTTTGTGGCGGTGGAGTCATCGGCGTTTGCACAGCTTATTTCTTAGCCAAGAAGGGTGCGTGCGTCACACTCGTCGAGAAGTCCTCCGTGGCCTGCGCAGCCTCCGGGAAAGCCGGTGGTTTCCTCGCGCTCGACTGGTGCGACGGTGGGCCCGTTTCTGCCCTGGCCCGGGCCAGCTTCGATCTCCACCGTTCGCTTGCCCAGGAACTCGATGGGCCACAGTCCTACGGCTACAGACCCCTCACCACTCTCAGTCTCTCCATTACCGAATCGCCGGACCCTCCATCAGGTTCCAAACCCTCCGGTAACTCCAATATCGTTCCAGGTTGGGTCGATGGGCGAATTCGGAGCTCCAAAACTATCGGAACCCTCGCAACCACGGCGCAAGTTCACCCCCAGCTCTTTACTCGGACCCTGATTACCAAAGCTGTGGAGAGTTACGGCGTGGAGGTGGTGATCGGGAAATTGGAGAGCGTGGAGGTGGAGGGAGGCCGAGTCAGATCGGTCGTGCTCGAAGGTGGCCGGGTGATTGACTCGGATGCTGTGGTATTGGCACTTGGACCTTGGTCTTGTAAATTGGAACTTTTGTCGTCGCTGTTTAGAGTGTACGGTCTCAAAGCTCATAGCATTGTGTTGGAGCCGAAAGAGACCGATGCTATAACCCCGCATGCGCTTTTCCTCAGCTACTATCCGTCTCAAGGGGGAAAACCCTTGGACCCCGAAGTGTACCCTCGTCCCACAGGTATATTCTTCACTTCCTAATTTTTACATTTCTGATCATTATGCATGAATTTGGACAATGCCTAGCTCCAGTTCAAGAATTGAAATGTTGAGCTGATGACCAAAAAGAGTGTTCTAAGGCCCGAGTTTGGGGGTGTAATGGATTCTCAGGGGAGGTGTACGTATGTGGGATGTCGGCGGAGGCAGAGGTGCCAGATGATCCGGAGCAGATCGCCGGTAACCCGGAATCGATACAGGTGCTTAAGAGGGTGGCTAGGACGGTGTCAAGCCATTTGGGTGAAGGAGAGGCGCAAGTGAAGGCAGAGCAAGCGTGTTTCTTGCCTTGTACCGATGATGGTGTGCCTGTGATCGGGGAGGTTCCTGGAATTCAGAAGTGTTATGTGGCAACTGGGCATAGTTGCTGGGGTATTTTGAACGGCCCAGCCACTGGGGCTGCCCTGGCCGAGCTTGTGTTGGATGGGCATGCTAGCATTGTTGATCTTTCTGGGTTTAGTCCTGCTAGATTTGTTGGGAGTAAGAAAGCTTTGGTTTAATTTATTGGTACGTACGAAGATCAGGACTTTATGGACGATGCTGTTGTAGTAATTGTTGCCAAATAAAAGCTTAAGATTTTGTTTCTACGGTTCTACCAAATGGTGCTACAACTGTGGGTAGCTATTCAAAATTGGGTTATGTTAAATTTGGAAGAATGTTGGTATGGATATCCCTCTACTAAATGCTCATTTACCGTCCTAAGCCCATAACGCCTTGATTGCTTAACCAACAAAGGTCAGTTTGTTCGCATTCAGCTCTGTTGGGCCTCATTATTTAGATAGCATAAGGCTAAATTCGAGGTTGGCCCTCGGAGACCATGACAAGGGAGCCGAATGCAGTTTGATTGACCCAAAGACAAGACAAGTTTGTTTGGGTCTTGGTGCAGACACTTAGCCAGGAACATGGACTCGTGCACCCATGTGGCCGTATGTATCACAAGAATAGCCTTTAGGGCAGTACCATTAATTCAGAGCCTTTTGAGTCTTTGACACAAAACGTCAATGAATGTGACATTTTTCTTGTACATAGAAGTTAGAACGCACATTTTAGTGCTGCTAAAAAGTCTTTCTCAAAGTACAATGAGCTTTTTACTACTCGTCTCTTAGCAACAAGTCTAAGGTCTGAAATGCAATAATGTTCTTCCCAAAATCCTTTCAAAACAGAGTTTGGATATGCAGATCAATGACTGCCAAATTTGTTAAGGCTTTTTTAATCACAGTCAGAGTATCAGATCTCATTATTATTCCCTATGAACTGGCACTTTGTGTACCTGGGTGTAAAGTGTAGAGGTAATAAAGAGAGTTGTCCTTTCTCTTTCATAATCAATTCAATTGTTTCCTAATCCCAATCTGGGGACAGAAATCAAGACAAATTCAATAGGAAAAAAACAACCATGGTGTTGACAAGCCAGGAATTCTTCATCGATTCCTTCCGGCAAAAGCACCGGCTAATGACCCGGTTGAGTTATTAATTAACCTCATATTATCTATAAGATGTTTGACTGCTTCGTATCTTAGAATTCACGGGGCTGACTCTTTGGAGGAGTTCCAGGTCGTAATTTCCTGATCACCTCGATCCATGTTCGTTCTTGTTTATTTCCTAGctttttaaaagatgaatgctTTATTATGTCTATCTCTTTCTTGGGTCTGGTTTCAGACCCAAAAACACGTTAGTAATTTGGATTAGTGGGCAGCACGTGCAATTACAGATCATGGCATTAGTTTTTTGACGAGATTCATTCAACTCACTTAATACGAGTATATGCGATGATAAAGTTTCATGAGCTTTGGGTAATGACAAAGGAAACGGATGGTTTCCCTAAGGGGCCAAGACAGTGAAATGCAATGCTTCGCAACTGAGCACCATATATAATTTCCAATTTTGACATCACAAATCATGATTCTGTGTTCGTATTCTGGTTGAAATGCATAGACTTTCTACTTTCGTGCCCATGAAGAGAGGGCAAAAGAAACAAGATCCGTTTAGTAGGGGAAAGGAGTGGAAAAGCTGCtgaagttcaagagttcaagcAAAGCCCAGCTATGCATTCTGCAGTCTTCACAGGGGTTTTTACCCAAGCCACGTGCACATGACagaaatcatattattttctgGTTGCCTGCATTCTACCTCTGTACATTTTCTCAGTTAAAGGTTTATGCCCTTGTTGtgccatttttgttttttcatgaaATTAGGGAATATTAAGTTTAATCCACAAGACTCAAGCAAAGAAAGCCAGGTTTTATATagtacattaaaaaaatgggaaaatctTTAAAGGATATTCAATCCCTTCTTGGCATTTCAAGTTGACGTGACATCGATACAATATATACCATTCATATAAAACTGGCAGCAATACCATCACATAATCAAGATGTCATTTTTGCTAAGATGCTGTCAAAAAATTCCTGATGATCGTTAGCTTTGGTGGATCCAAGCTGACCTTTCCAAAAAGTTTTCTTTTGGTAATCTTACACAAACAGCCATGGCCCAACCTCCACCTCCAACCTCTCCCTATAGCCAAGCCATTACCATCTTttcacagaaaaagaaaaagttaactGCTTTTGAGCTTGTCCAACAGTTTTTCTATTTCGCTTGGAGAAAACAGATATAAAGAAGCTTTGATATTCAAATTGAGTGTCATACTTCCCTAAGAAAACCCTAATCTTGATTGGGCATTCCAAGTGAATCGTTCACCAAACAAGGCACTAGGCACTAGATCTTTCAACCTTTGGTGTACTagttataatttgatattataaaaGGGTTCAACTACTTTTATATCgacaaattatcttttaatgTGGCAAGTAAAGCTGCcacagaattttaaaaaaaggataaagggaaaaaattttaaaaataattagttgatGATGGATGAGATCATGATGCATTCCCATGTGTATGGCCGGGTAGCTCTGGTGTCTAGAAgactaaaaaattaaaccacAATCAAAGATGGATTATTGCCAGTAAATCTAATGGCAAATCTACTATGTATTtgaaatttgcataaaaagtaCAAAATGAGACAAGGTGTTCCTCATGGTCATGTCCACCGTCACAAGATGACAACTTGGAGAAGAATCATAGCACCATCTAAAATGGGAAAAATGAATTCTGCTAATAAAAGTAGTTAACCACCACAAAGAAATAACTCTGCAATGTTTTCAAGTCTTCTCTGCTAATTCTGAAAACTCAAACTATCTATGCAAGCAAGGCAGACATAATTAATACCTACTAGTCAAATCTGGAACGGTAGAGCATTGAATGAAGACCAAATATCTCGTCAATTCCACTAATGATTCTGTAATGAGATAACATTAGGACCCTCTTTTGCCTCCCACAATAATTCTTAGTCAAGGTGGTTGGTTTCTCCTGTTTCCCCCTTTTGGAAATGAGCATTCTGTGACAGTTGATTTATTCtgcaatttctttttgttctttaattCTTGAAATCACCAGACAATCAATTAAAACTTCACAAAATTCTGCTTCCTGTTGCATGTTGTATACGGTTtatagaagaaggaagaagacaaGAACATCAAATATAGAGAAAAGGTTAGGGTAGGTAGTACTTGTAGCATTTTCACCTGTAGTAGCATTTTCACCTGTAGGGTCATTCTTCAGCGTAACTGCTGTTCATCAAGTGGGGAGAGAGAAGATCTTACTGTTAGCattattataatgatgagaacaataatttaaagaaGGCTAGGAAAAGTCAATCTGAGAGGGAGTTTCTGAGACTTTCAACTCCACCTAGGTGTCTTGTAGCAAAGATGCTATTCGTGTAccatatttcttcttctttattgaAGTAAAATAGGCGTACAAGAAGGAGAGGAACAGAGAAGGAGAGGAACAAGACATTTGTGACAGCAATTAATCATTTCAAGTAAAGCCTTAATTACTAGCGCAGAGAGCATATTGGTACCAAGTTTGGTTTGGTGAGCTGTGTATTTCTGCACccattctcattttttataGCAGTCTTCAATCACATGGCCACTGCATCATCATAAATCTCagttacctctctctctctctctctctcccttgaGTGAAGATGTAAAATCAGTGTGTAAAATCATGAGCTCTGAGAGTAGTTTTCTTCTCCATTTATGGTGGAGAATTCTTTCACTTGCTTTACTTTTAGTTCATTCTGCTGGACTTAATACAGATGGTACTCTCTTGCTTTCTTTCAAGTACTCTATTCTCAGCGACCCTCTTTACGTGCTAGAGAGCTGGACAAAGGACGAGGAGTCGCCATGTTCATGGAAAGGAGTTACATGTGCAGCTCCAGGCTTAGCTGCCGATACTCA is a window from the Juglans regia cultivar Chandler chromosome 7, Walnut 2.0, whole genome shotgun sequence genome containing:
- the LOC109009119 gene encoding putative oxidoreductase TDA3, with translation MAVVISSPPSSLSPFLLQVRNSRTFVCTSIRSSSSSSSPMDEHPRRVVVCGGGVIGVCTAYFLAKKGACVTLVEKSSVACAASGKAGGFLALDWCDGGPVSALARASFDLHRSLAQELDGPQSYGYRPLTTLSLSITESPDPPSGSKPSGNSNIVPGWVDGRIRSSKTIGTLATTAQVHPQLFTRTLITKAVESYGVEVVIGKLESVEVEGGRVRSVVLEGGRVIDSDAVVLALGPWSCKLELLSSLFRVYGLKAHSIVLEPKETDAITPHALFLSYYPSQGGKPLDPEVYPRPTGEVYVCGMSAEAEVPDDPEQIAGNPESIQVLKRVARTVSSHLGEGEAQVKAEQACFLPCTDDGVPVIGEVPGIQKCYVATGHSCWGILNGPATGAALAELVLDGHASIVDLSGFSPARFVGSKKALV